The Flavobacterium praedii genome window below encodes:
- a CDS encoding oligosaccharide flippase family protein: MFKNRLIETLVSNKRHINSSFFLFFINLLNFVFPLLISPRIIQKCGLEGFGIVILFQSIAIFVSSITEYGFNINATRDVTLNQDHPDFINKHFFTVTYCKTILLGIAILLSILIYFFFPKANDYSFIYFTSLFILIGRTFNPLWVLRSLHKLKYIFYFFIFFKIISLLVIYLFLESGANLYLVNLTIGSMDLLTCIFSILVLMNRMKWKYYKPDFKAIKKEIVTGFGIFVQVISINANAYLNPMILGLFVNEYALGIYCVVEKVILVVRFCGSFIIQSLFPKACEMAGKNHQDYKVFARKLFVFLVISMLIAAMLLVVFSNLIVSYFVKMNIAECSAFLVYNSLIPFVVAFNMVPYLTFMVYSKQKAVTKIIILSVFINVILNTILSKQFGIFGISAGIYITELFVSISLWAVLIFKFPNLNFLKNEK; this comes from the coding sequence ATGTTTAAAAACAGACTCATAGAGACACTAGTTTCAAATAAAAGGCATATCAATTCTTCCTTTTTTTTGTTTTTTATCAATCTTTTAAATTTTGTATTTCCACTTTTAATTTCTCCAAGAATCATTCAAAAATGTGGGCTTGAAGGTTTTGGTATTGTTATATTATTTCAGTCTATTGCAATTTTTGTCTCTTCAATAACTGAATATGGTTTTAATATCAATGCCACAAGGGACGTAACTTTAAATCAAGACCATCCAGATTTTATAAACAAACACTTTTTTACAGTTACATACTGCAAAACTATTTTGTTAGGGATTGCTATTTTACTCTCTATTCTTATTTATTTCTTTTTTCCAAAAGCAAATGATTATAGTTTTATATATTTTACATCTTTGTTTATTTTAATCGGTAGGACTTTCAATCCGCTTTGGGTTTTGAGATCGTTACATAAATTGAAATACATTTTTTATTTTTTCATTTTCTTCAAAATAATAAGTCTTTTGGTGATTTATCTTTTTCTTGAAAGTGGAGCTAATCTATATCTTGTTAATTTAACCATAGGATCAATGGATTTATTAACTTGTATATTTTCTATTTTGGTATTGATGAATAGAATGAAATGGAAGTATTATAAACCAGATTTTAAAGCCATAAAAAAAGAAATAGTAACTGGTTTTGGGATTTTTGTTCAAGTAATTTCGATTAATGCCAATGCTTATCTTAACCCAATGATTTTGGGATTGTTTGTAAATGAATATGCACTGGGAATCTATTGTGTTGTCGAAAAAGTAATATTAGTAGTACGGTTTTGCGGGTCATTTATAATTCAGAGTCTTTTCCCTAAAGCTTGCGAAATGGCTGGAAAAAATCATCAGGATTATAAGGTTTTTGCTCGAAAATTATTTGTTTTTTTAGTAATAAGCATGCTAATAGCAGCAATGTTGTTAGTAGTTTTCTCAAATTTAATAGTTTCCTATTTCGTAAAAATGAATATAGCTGAATGTAGTGCCTTTTTGGTTTATAACTCACTGATTCCTTTTGTAGTTGCTTTTAATATGGTTCCTTATCTTACATTTATGGTGTATAGCAAACAAAAAGCCGTTACAAAAATCATTATTTTATCGGTTTTTATTAATGTTATATTGAATACAATTTTGTCTAAACAATTTGGAATATTTGGAATTTCTGCGGGAATTTATATTACAGAATTGTTTGTTTCGATATCTTTATGGGCTGTTTTAATTTTTAAATTCCCAAATCTTAATTTTTTAAAGAATGAAAAATAA
- a CDS encoding ORF6N domain-containing protein gives MSELSLLSEETISNKIYFIRNQKVMLDRDLAVLYGIENKVFKTSR, from the coding sequence ATGAGTGAACTGTCTTTGCTTTCAGAAGAAACGATTTCTAACAAAATATACTTTATACGCAATCAAAAAGTCATGCTTGATCGTGATTTAGCAGTACTCTATGGCATTGAAAATAAGGTTTTTAAAACAAGCCGTTAA
- a CDS encoding glycosyltransferase family 2 protein → METALVSIITPSFNSEKFIAETIQSVQNQTYQNWEMIIVDDSSTDQTISVIEQFVKNDIRIRFFQLDKNSGAGIAREKALSIANGDYISFLDADDLWKPQKLQKQLQFLKENKVPFTFSFYECIDEKGNALNRIVEAPRNLTYHQLFFCNYVGNLTGIYEVNFFGKIAISATRKRQDWMVWLTILKKIRIAKPVPESLAFYRIRDNSLSASKVDLLKHNFAVYRNFHGFSYISSLFIMIGFLITQLLIKPRYIKKI, encoded by the coding sequence ATGGAAACAGCTTTAGTATCCATTATTACTCCTTCGTTCAACTCAGAGAAATTCATAGCTGAAACGATTCAATCCGTGCAAAATCAAACCTACCAAAACTGGGAAATGATCATAGTTGATGATTCTTCAACAGACCAGACTATTTCTGTTATTGAACAATTTGTTAAAAATGATATTAGAATTCGTTTTTTTCAATTGGATAAAAATTCAGGTGCTGGAATTGCTAGAGAAAAAGCATTGTCTATTGCAAATGGGGATTATATTTCATTTTTGGATGCAGATGACCTTTGGAAACCACAAAAACTTCAAAAACAACTTCAGTTTTTAAAAGAAAACAAAGTACCTTTTACATTTTCTTTCTACGAATGTATTGATGAAAAAGGAAATGCATTAAATAGAATAGTTGAAGCTCCAAGAAATCTGACCTATCATCAATTGTTTTTTTGTAATTATGTTGGTAATCTTACGGGAATTTATGAAGTTAATTTTTTTGGAAAAATTGCTATTTCTGCAACCCGAAAACGACAGGATTGGATGGTCTGGCTTACGATTCTAAAAAAAATTAGAATAGCTAAACCAGTTCCCGAAAGTCTGGCTTTTTATCGCATTAGAGATAATTCACTCTCCGCTTCAAAGGTCGATTTATTGAAACATAATTTTGCAGTTTACCGAAACTTTCATGGGTTTAGTTATATTTCTTCTTTATTTATTATGATTGGATTTTTAATCACTCAATTACTAATAAAACCGCGTTATATAAAGAAGATTTAG
- a CDS encoding glycosyltransferase family 4 protein, with protein sequence MKLVIDIRLINASGIGTYLKNIVPSILDIFDQVIVLGNTKEISRFHWNNRVEIIEFNAKIYSLKEQILYPIVVPKCDIFWAPHFNVPLLPIKAQKIVTTIHDLNHLAGVSPISMVKKKYAELLFQNAVKKANLIFTVSEFSKKELLKYTSVFPNKIKVVYCGVNKYFFQNTINDTDLKLPSNYILYVGNVKPHKNLMILLKAYCLLSKELKSKYQLVIIGKKEGFITRDKQIDNYIKSHNLQHQITFTGYIDDLDLPKIYQEASLFVFPSLYEGFGLPILEALAAGTMVISSNASSLPEIGGEAVIYFDPNDHTELIQKITKYLEKGTDNSFLRSQSEIQLEKFTWEKAIENHIQGFKIIE encoded by the coding sequence ATGAAATTAGTAATTGATATCCGTTTAATAAATGCCTCGGGAATCGGTACCTATTTAAAGAATATAGTACCGAGTATTTTAGACATTTTTGACCAAGTTATAGTGCTAGGTAATACAAAAGAAATAAGCAGATTTCATTGGAATAATCGAGTTGAAATCATTGAATTCAACGCCAAAATTTATTCTTTGAAAGAGCAAATACTTTATCCAATTGTAGTTCCTAAATGCGACATTTTTTGGGCACCACATTTTAATGTACCATTATTACCAATCAAAGCACAAAAAATTGTGACAACAATTCATGATCTAAATCATTTGGCAGGTGTATCTCCTATTTCTATGGTGAAGAAAAAATATGCCGAACTTTTATTTCAAAATGCAGTAAAAAAAGCCAATTTAATTTTTACAGTTTCTGAATTTTCAAAAAAGGAACTCCTAAAATACACGTCGGTATTTCCAAACAAAATAAAGGTAGTCTATTGTGGAGTTAATAAGTATTTTTTTCAAAACACAATAAATGATACCGATTTAAAATTGCCTTCAAACTATATTTTGTATGTTGGAAACGTAAAACCACATAAAAATTTAATGATCCTATTAAAAGCCTATTGCTTATTATCGAAAGAATTAAAATCTAAATACCAACTGGTGATTATTGGCAAAAAAGAAGGTTTTATCACACGAGATAAACAGATTGATAATTACATAAAGAGTCATAATTTACAACACCAAATTACTTTTACAGGATATATAGATGATTTAGATTTGCCAAAGATTTATCAAGAGGCTTCATTATTTGTTTTTCCTTCTTTGTATGAAGGTTTTGGGCTTCCTATTTTAGAGGCATTGGCTGCAGGAACCATGGTAATAAGTTCAAATGCATCCAGTTTGCCAGAAATAGGAGGAGAAGCGGTTATTTATTTTGACCCAAATGATCATACAGAATTGATTCAAAAAATAACGAAATATCTTGAAAAAGGAACTGATAATTCATTTTTAAGAAGTCAGAGCGAAATCCAATTGGAAAAATTTACTTGGGAAAAAGCGATCGAAAATCATATACAAGGATTCAAAATAATAGAATGA
- a CDS encoding ORF6N domain-containing protein, with product MSRFPEDFMFELTKSEFENWRSQFVTSNSDKMGLRYAPMAFTEHGVLMLSSVLKSDKAIQTNIQIMRIFTKVRQMLLDTTEIKIDILQIQKKLENHDKNIELVFSYLDELTEKKENEGERIKIGYKK from the coding sequence TTGTCAAGATTCCCTGAAGATTTTATGTTTGAGCTTACTAAATCAGAGTTCGAAAATTGGAGGTCACAATTTGTGACCTCCAATTCAGATAAGATGGGTTTGCGTTATGCTCCAATGGCATTCACCGAACACGGAGTTTTGATGTTATCTAGTGTATTGAAAAGCGATAAAGCGATTCAGACTAATATCCAAATCATGCGCATTTTTACTAAAGTGAGGCAAATGTTATTGGATACCACTGAGATTAAAATTGACATCCTTCAAATTCAAAAAAAACTAGAAAATCATGATAAAAATATCGAGTTGGTTTTCTCCTATTTGGATGAATTGACTGAGAAAAAAGAAAATGAAGGCGAAAGAATTAAAATTGGATATAAAAAATAA
- a CDS encoding O-antigen ligase family protein has protein sequence MIFFTLEAVLGLILTATHEFDILGSSRFKAPYVITIGRYFELVSCLILGIITFRLFQKQYANSRIIVDYLVNWNIAITIVFAVIYVLVFSRILPLHSSIVVYENYRLRGFYNEGGPYGLMLSFIFMLTFFQPKSSKRILKQIFLFFIIAFCARSKAGVLLIVVWIGMLNFDYLKNKFKVLAFPVIVLFLIGFYYLFINISSMYITELNRVKLSVVERPTDINLILGRVSGTYIVPNMVKENPVFGIGLGNYPLLRNNAEYRAFFPKPPKEVLNIDAHGFGGLVDIIVEMGIIGFILFASIIYQLHKELKKLNRGYILLTGFLLLFCFGVQIYFLYPWAFLGIILAYQNNYIDEISN, from the coding sequence TTGATATTCTTTACTCTAGAAGCGGTATTAGGGTTAATACTAACAGCAACACATGAATTCGACATTCTTGGATCCTCAAGGTTTAAAGCTCCTTATGTGATAACCATTGGGCGTTATTTTGAATTAGTATCTTGTTTGATTTTAGGTATAATTACTTTTAGATTATTTCAAAAGCAGTATGCAAATTCTAGAATTATTGTTGATTATCTAGTTAATTGGAATATTGCAATCACAATTGTTTTTGCTGTAATTTATGTTTTGGTTTTTTCGCGGATATTACCTCTTCATAGTTCAATAGTAGTATATGAAAACTATCGGTTAAGGGGGTTTTATAATGAGGGAGGTCCATACGGATTAATGCTTTCATTTATTTTTATGTTAACTTTTTTCCAGCCAAAAAGCAGCAAAAGAATTCTAAAACAAATTTTTCTGTTTTTTATAATTGCATTCTGTGCAAGGTCTAAGGCTGGTGTTTTATTAATTGTTGTGTGGATTGGAATGTTGAATTTTGATTACCTGAAAAATAAATTCAAAGTTCTGGCTTTTCCGGTAATTGTTTTGTTTTTGATAGGGTTTTACTATTTATTTATCAATATTAGTTCAATGTACATTACAGAATTAAATCGAGTAAAACTTTCAGTTGTTGAGCGTCCTACAGATATTAATTTAATTTTGGGTCGTGTTTCGGGTACATACATTGTGCCTAATATGGTCAAAGAAAACCCGGTATTTGGGATTGGTCTTGGGAATTATCCTTTATTGAGAAATAATGCAGAGTACCGTGCTTTTTTTCCAAAGCCACCAAAAGAAGTTCTTAATATAGACGCACACGGTTTTGGAGGATTGGTAGATATTATTGTAGAAATGGGGATTATTGGGTTTATATTATTTGCTTCAATTATTTATCAATTACACAAAGAATTAAAAAAATTAAATAGAGGATATATTTTATTGACAGGTTTTCTATTGCTATTTTGTTTTGGAGTACAAATTTATTTTTTATACCCTTGGGCATTTTTAGGAATCATTTTGGCATACCAAAACAACTATATAGATGAAATTAGTAATTGA
- a CDS encoding UDP-glucuronic acid decarboxylase family protein has protein sequence MKRILITGAAGFLGSHLCDRFIKEGYHVIGMDNLITGDLKNIEHLFKLEHFEFYHHDITKFVHVPGELDYILHFASPASPIDYLKIPIQTLKVGSLGTHNLLGLARVKKARILIASTSEVYGDPLVHPQTEDYYGNVNTIGPRGVYDEAKRFQESITMAYHTFHGVETRIVRIFNTYGPRMRLNDGRVIPAFIGQAIRGEDLTIFGDGMQTRSFCYVDDQVEGIFRLLHSDYVYPVNIGNPDEITIKDFAEEIIKLTGTNQKVVYYPLPINDPLQRQPDITKAKELLGWEATVNRAEGMKITYDYFKSLSKEELSKEEHKDFSKYIN, from the coding sequence ATGAAAAGAATACTCATCACCGGAGCAGCAGGATTTTTAGGATCTCATTTATGTGATCGTTTTATCAAAGAAGGTTATCATGTTATAGGAATGGATAATCTAATTACAGGTGATTTAAAAAATATAGAACATTTGTTCAAACTAGAACATTTTGAATTTTATCATCACGATATCACAAAGTTTGTACATGTTCCAGGCGAGTTAGATTATATCCTGCATTTTGCTTCGCCGGCAAGTCCAATTGATTATCTCAAAATTCCAATTCAAACCTTGAAAGTAGGCTCATTGGGTACACATAATTTATTAGGTTTGGCAAGAGTCAAAAAAGCAAGAATTCTTATAGCTTCTACTTCTGAGGTATATGGTGATCCATTAGTTCATCCTCAAACCGAAGACTATTACGGAAACGTAAATACCATTGGACCAAGAGGAGTGTATGATGAAGCCAAACGCTTTCAAGAATCTATCACTATGGCTTATCATACTTTTCATGGAGTAGAAACTAGAATTGTTCGAATTTTCAATACTTACGGACCTCGTATGCGACTCAATGACGGTCGAGTTATTCCCGCTTTTATAGGACAAGCCATTCGTGGAGAAGATTTAACAATTTTTGGAGATGGCATGCAAACGCGATCTTTTTGTTATGTCGATGATCAAGTTGAAGGGATCTTCAGATTGTTACATTCGGATTATGTTTATCCTGTAAATATTGGTAATCCTGATGAAATTACGATCAAAGATTTTGCAGAGGAAATCATAAAACTAACAGGAACCAATCAAAAAGTAGTTTATTATCCGTTGCCTATAAATGACCCTTTGCAACGTCAACCTGATATTACCAAAGCAAAAGAATTATTGGGATGGGAAGCCACAGTAAATCGTGCCGAAGGAATGAAAATCACCTACGATTATTTCAAGTCATTATCCAAAGAAGAATTATCCAAAGAAGAACATAAAGATTTTTCTAAGTATATCAATTAG
- a CDS encoding O-antigen ligase family protein encodes MKQYIINQNRKITYFFLIALSFFPVLPTGVESVLMIAAFLFSLSYFSIEGKKFWNRKKTLYSLLFSSLFLIYAFSLLYTQNIGNGIKYIIRLLPTILFPAIFLFNDKEIINNKQLEFIKSMYIMALILALVYLNFTLYDCLYKSEIQFWDFRQLIEKKIKVHGTYLSMWIGFGVILLFFKFKKEVFNRKTLLAYIAMLAIISYFIYWQYLIGSRMPFGATLLISSILMFKNRKQMFVFSMFFIVLGFVIILKTDRLGDRFQKLSQYNFSFPEGKYEDNYPNISTEQIRNGIYYCSFEKIKQQPILGYGVGDVDAELQSCYDNTFTNTDTYKVTRYNSHNQFLKIILSAGFVGLVLFLISILCLVKNAIEHKLVLYISFISFVFLNFSFENILSRHDGVLFFAFFSALFFFTNTQQNEKSIN; translated from the coding sequence ATGAAACAGTACATTATAAATCAAAACCGTAAGATTACTTACTTTTTCTTGATTGCATTATCTTTTTTCCCAGTTTTGCCAACAGGAGTAGAAAGTGTATTGATGATTGCTGCATTTTTGTTTTCACTTTCCTATTTTAGCATTGAAGGAAAGAAATTTTGGAATAGAAAGAAGACTTTATATAGTTTACTTTTTTCAAGTTTATTTCTTATTTATGCATTTTCATTACTTTATACCCAAAATATAGGTAATGGTATAAAGTACATAATTAGACTTTTGCCAACCATTTTATTTCCTGCCATTTTTTTGTTTAATGACAAAGAGATAATTAACAATAAGCAGTTGGAGTTTATAAAATCGATGTATATCATGGCTTTAATTTTGGCTTTGGTTTATTTGAATTTCACTTTATATGATTGCCTTTATAAGAGCGAAATTCAGTTTTGGGACTTTAGGCAGCTGATTGAAAAAAAGATAAAAGTTCACGGAACTTATTTGTCGATGTGGATTGGTTTTGGAGTTATTCTTCTTTTTTTTAAATTTAAAAAAGAGGTCTTTAATAGAAAAACTCTTTTGGCTTATATTGCCATGCTAGCCATTATTAGTTATTTCATATATTGGCAATATCTCATAGGATCCAGAATGCCTTTTGGTGCAACACTTTTGATATCTTCTATTTTGATGTTTAAAAATAGAAAGCAAATGTTTGTTTTTAGTATGTTTTTTATCGTTTTAGGATTCGTTATAATTTTAAAAACAGATAGACTAGGAGATCGTTTTCAAAAATTGTCTCAATATAATTTTTCTTTTCCAGAAGGCAAATACGAAGATAATTATCCTAATATAAGTACAGAACAAATTAGAAATGGAATCTATTATTGCAGTTTCGAAAAAATAAAACAGCAACCAATTTTAGGGTATGGAGTTGGCGATGTTGATGCAGAGTTGCAGTCCTGTTATGACAATACATTTACAAATACGGATACTTATAAAGTGACAAGATACAATTCGCACAATCAGTTTTTAAAAATTATTTTATCTGCAGGTTTTGTTGGATTGGTTTTGTTTTTAATTTCAATTTTATGCTTGGTTAAAAATGCTATTGAACATAAATTAGTACTTTATATCAGTTTTATTTCCTTTGTTTTTCTTAATTTTTCCTTTGAAAACATATTAAGCAGACACGATGGTGTACTTTTTTTTGCTTTTTTTAGCGCCCTATTTTTTTTTACAAATACACAACAAAATGAAAAAAGCATTAATTAA
- a CDS encoding glycosyltransferase, with translation MKKALINDWYYVNGGAEKVIHSLNHIWDDFDHYALIDFLNETDRDFILKGKKAKTSFIQNLPTAKSNHRKFLQLFPCAIEQFDLSEYDLILSSSSSIAKGVVTRKNQLHICYCHSPMRYAWDLQEQYLQDSGLNKGLKGIYAKYVLNNIRKWDVTNSENVTYFIANSKNIAQKIKKIYNRESTVIYPPVDVDFFTLEENKKEYYFTASRMVSYKKTFLIVEAFNELPHLKLVVAGSGPDYDAIKKIAKSNIILIGHIDKLELKKQMQEAKAFVFAAEEDFGIVPVEAQACGTPVIAFGKGGALETVIEGKTGVFFKEQTAQSLKEAILNFETLKFNPKEIREHALQFSKERFEIEIKAFVTKKHKEHQSLYADSL, from the coding sequence ATGAAAAAAGCATTAATTAACGATTGGTATTATGTAAATGGAGGAGCCGAGAAAGTGATTCATTCGTTGAATCATATTTGGGATGATTTTGATCATTATGCTTTAATTGATTTCCTGAACGAAACCGATAGGGATTTTATTTTAAAAGGGAAAAAAGCTAAAACCAGTTTTATTCAAAATTTACCCACCGCCAAGTCCAATCACCGAAAGTTTTTGCAACTTTTCCCGTGCGCCATTGAACAATTTGACTTAAGTGAGTATGATTTAATACTGAGTTCTTCTTCATCAATTGCAAAGGGAGTGGTAACACGTAAAAATCAATTGCATATTTGTTACTGTCATTCCCCTATGCGGTACGCTTGGGATCTACAAGAACAATATCTACAGGATTCAGGTCTAAATAAAGGATTAAAAGGAATTTATGCCAAATATGTTTTAAATAATATTAGAAAATGGGATGTAACAAATTCAGAGAATGTCACTTATTTTATTGCCAATTCAAAAAACATTGCCCAAAAAATAAAAAAAATATACAACCGTGAATCAACTGTAATTTATCCTCCTGTTGATGTTGATTTTTTTACATTAGAAGAAAACAAAAAGGAGTATTATTTTACAGCGTCCAGAATGGTTTCGTACAAAAAAACGTTCTTAATTGTTGAAGCTTTTAATGAATTACCACATCTGAAATTGGTAGTTGCAGGTTCTGGTCCTGATTATGATGCAATAAAAAAAATAGCCAAAAGCAATATTATACTTATTGGTCATATTGATAAATTAGAATTAAAAAAACAGATGCAAGAAGCAAAAGCATTTGTTTTTGCAGCCGAAGAAGATTTTGGAATTGTACCAGTCGAAGCCCAAGCTTGTGGAACTCCCGTTATTGCTTTTGGAAAAGGAGGAGCACTTGAAACTGTAATTGAAGGTAAAACAGGCGTTTTTTTTAAAGAACAAACAGCCCAAAGTTTAAAAGAAGCCATACTGAATTTTGAAACCTTAAAATTCAATCCAAAAGAAATACGGGAACACGCTTTGCAATTTTCTAAAGAACGTTTTGAAATTGAAATTAAAGCTTTCGTAACAAAAAAACACAAAGAACATCAAAGTTTATATGCAGATAGTTTATAA
- a CDS encoding exopolysaccharide biosynthesis polyprenyl glycosylphosphotransferase: protein MKTKTGRYSGYIRPFSRLLDLVIINFFAAYFSGIPVFQDFYALFISTAWFIIAANLGFYEVYRYTKVIAILNCTLKQAIVFLVWCFALAYFYPDRYSLYSILEFTFLSVIMILVFKLFIYFFLKKYRIIFGGNFRRVVLIGKNKSILPLKHFFEENPDYGYKLIKVFDLDLNKSELLQECFSFVLEHKIDELYCSQVDLSFKQIEEFVFFADNNLKTLKFIPDQKQLLALNTTFEYYDYIPVISQRTISLDESLHYNIKRAFDIVFSTVIIVCILSWLIPVLAIIIRMDSKGPLFFMQKRNGLNNKEFNCFKFRSMEINELADIEQVSKNDSRITKVGKFIRKTSIDELPQFFNVLLGDMSVVGPRPHMVSHTNMYAERIDKFMVRHFIKPGITGLAQTKGFRGEIETDKDIINRVRYDIFYIEKWSLLLDLKIIFNTIYNTLKGDKKAY, encoded by the coding sequence ATGAAAACTAAAACAGGAAGATATTCCGGTTACATTAGGCCTTTTTCACGCTTATTAGATTTGGTTATAATCAATTTCTTCGCAGCGTATTTTTCGGGTATTCCTGTTTTTCAAGATTTTTATGCTCTTTTTATCAGTACTGCTTGGTTTATTATTGCTGCCAATTTAGGGTTTTATGAAGTGTACCGTTATACCAAAGTTATTGCTATCTTGAATTGCACTTTGAAGCAAGCCATTGTTTTTTTAGTTTGGTGTTTTGCTCTAGCTTATTTTTATCCCGATAGATATAGTTTGTATTCAATTTTAGAATTCACATTTCTTTCGGTAATTATGATTCTTGTTTTTAAACTGTTTATCTACTTTTTTCTTAAAAAATACCGAATAATTTTTGGTGGTAATTTTAGAAGAGTTGTACTTATCGGTAAAAATAAAAGCATTTTACCATTAAAACATTTTTTCGAAGAAAATCCAGATTATGGCTATAAATTGATAAAGGTGTTTGACTTGGATTTAAACAAATCCGAACTACTTCAAGAGTGTTTTTCTTTTGTTTTGGAGCATAAAATAGATGAACTTTATTGCTCACAGGTTGATTTATCATTTAAGCAAATAGAAGAATTTGTGTTTTTTGCCGATAATAATTTAAAAACACTAAAGTTTATTCCAGATCAAAAGCAATTATTAGCATTAAACACCACTTTTGAATATTATGATTATATTCCTGTAATATCACAAAGAACAATTTCCCTAGATGAGTCCTTACATTATAATATCAAACGTGCTTTTGATATTGTTTTTTCAACTGTAATAATTGTATGTATATTATCATGGTTGATTCCTGTTTTGGCAATTATTATTCGAATGGATTCAAAAGGCCCTCTTTTTTTTATGCAAAAGAGGAACGGTTTAAATAATAAAGAATTCAATTGTTTCAAGTTTCGTTCTATGGAAATAAATGAATTGGCAGATATTGAACAAGTTTCCAAAAACGATTCAAGAATAACGAAGGTGGGTAAATTTATACGTAAAACAAGTATCGATGAATTGCCTCAATTTTTCAATGTTTTGTTGGGAGACATGTCAGTAGTAGGTCCTAGACCCCACATGGTTAGTCACACGAATATGTATGCAGAACGGATTGATAAATTCATGGTGCGTCATTTTATAAAACCAGGAATAACGGGTTTAGCCCAAACCAAAGGATTTCGTGGAGAAATCGAAACGGACAAAGACATTATAAATAGAGTACGATATGATATTTTTTATATCGAAAAATGGTCTTTATTATTGGATTTAAAAATCATCTTCAATACCATTTATAATACTTTAAAAGGTGATAAAAAAGCATATTAG
- a CDS encoding class I SAM-dependent methyltransferase, whose product MKNKLNIGCGNDIKEGFVNLDITQLPGVDVVCDIENSLLPFENETFEYIMCIDVLEHVDYPKVLKEIHRVLKPEGIVEIRVPHFTSSNNYIDPTHKRMFSFRTFDFFVNNTRYNRNYYFDFQFSELLFSKITFMNKNPLNWPFLIWVNANKTTQKIYEETFLRSIAPAYNVEVKLKK is encoded by the coding sequence ATGAAAAATAAGCTTAACATTGGCTGCGGAAATGATATAAAAGAAGGATTTGTTAATTTAGATATTACTCAATTACCTGGTGTAGATGTCGTTTGCGATATTGAAAATAGTTTGCTTCCTTTTGAAAATGAAACATTTGAATATATAATGTGTATAGACGTTTTGGAGCATGTGGATTATCCTAAGGTTTTAAAAGAAATTCACCGGGTTTTAAAACCAGAAGGTATTGTTGAAATCAGAGTTCCACATTTTACATCAAGTAATAATTATATAGATCCTACGCACAAAAGAATGTTTTCGTTTCGGACTTTTGATTTTTTTGTAAATAATACAAGGTATAACAGAAATTATTATTTTGATTTTCAGTTTAGCGAATTACTGTTTTCCAAAATTACATTCATGAACAAGAATCCATTAAATTGGCCTTTTCTTATTTGGGTAAATGCAAATAAAACAACCCAAAAAATATATGAGGAAACCTTTTTGAGAAGTATTGCACCTGCCTATAATGTTGAGGTAAAACTCAAAAAATAG